From a region of the Sporosarcina ureilytica genome:
- the nusB gene encoding transcription antitermination factor NusB, whose amino-acid sequence MNRRIAREKAIQTLFQLDNTDLPIEEAIAFIVEEESNDFYEHLVRGTMQHREEIDAALTENLENWALDRLPKIERTILRLAIFELLYSEEAPERVIMNEAIELSKTFGDEKSGRFVNGVLSKFTKN is encoded by the coding sequence ATGAACAGAAGAATTGCACGTGAAAAAGCGATTCAAACGCTTTTTCAATTAGATAATACAGACTTACCAATAGAAGAGGCGATAGCTTTTATTGTAGAGGAAGAATCGAATGACTTCTACGAACATTTAGTGCGCGGTACAATGCAGCATAGAGAGGAAATTGACGCTGCTCTTACTGAAAACTTGGAAAACTGGGCGCTAGATCGTTTGCCCAAGATAGAAAGAACTATTTTACGACTTGCTATATTTGAATTGCTTTATAGCGAAGAAGCTCCTGAACGCGTCATCATGAATGAAGCGATCGAGCTAAGTAAAACGTTTGGTGATGAAAAATCGGGTCGTTTTGTTAATGGGGTATTATCAAAGTTTACGAAAAACTAG
- the accC gene encoding acetyl-CoA carboxylase biotin carboxylase subunit: protein MVKKILIANRGEIAVRIIRACKELGIETVAVYSEADEDALHVELADEAYCIGPRLSTDSYLNFSNIISTAKLTDCDGIHPGYGFLAENASFAELCEEVNIKFIGPTSDAISKMGTKDVARETMREAGVPIVPGSTGIVADEHEALEIAEKIGFPVIIKATAGGGGKGIRIARNKEELITGVKITQKEAAAAFGNPGVYLEKYIEIFRHVEVQVLADQFGHTIHLGERDCSIQRRMQKLVEEAPSPAITPELRQEMGEAAVKAAKAVNYEGAGTVEFIFDHINNKFYFMEMNTRIQVEHTITEMITGVDLIKEQIKIASGEKLALQQDDIKLNGWSIECRINAENPARNFMPSPGKVTMYMPPGGYGVRVDSSMYTGYTIPPFYDSMVAKLIVHADTREEAILRMKRALDEFIIEGVDTTIPFHFNLMDDEVFKSGDFDTKFLEKYDIMK, encoded by the coding sequence ATTGTGAAAAAAATATTAATTGCAAACCGTGGAGAGATTGCGGTCCGTATTATTCGCGCATGTAAAGAATTAGGAATTGAAACTGTTGCAGTCTATTCTGAAGCCGATGAAGATGCTTTACATGTAGAGTTGGCAGATGAGGCGTATTGTATCGGGCCAAGATTATCGACGGATAGCTATTTAAACTTCTCTAATATTATTAGTACGGCAAAATTAACCGACTGCGATGGCATTCATCCTGGATACGGGTTTCTTGCTGAAAATGCGAGCTTCGCCGAACTTTGTGAAGAAGTCAATATTAAATTTATCGGACCTACATCCGATGCCATTTCAAAAATGGGTACGAAAGATGTTGCGCGTGAAACGATGCGTGAAGCAGGAGTTCCTATCGTTCCAGGTTCCACTGGTATCGTAGCCGATGAACATGAAGCGTTGGAAATTGCTGAAAAGATTGGTTTTCCAGTTATCATAAAAGCAACTGCTGGCGGTGGTGGTAAAGGAATTCGTATCGCTAGAAATAAAGAAGAGTTAATCACTGGCGTGAAGATTACACAAAAAGAAGCCGCGGCTGCATTTGGTAATCCCGGTGTTTACCTTGAAAAGTACATTGAAATATTCCGCCACGTTGAGGTACAAGTACTTGCGGATCAATTTGGACATACAATTCACTTAGGAGAACGTGATTGTTCCATTCAGCGTCGCATGCAAAAACTAGTGGAAGAAGCTCCATCACCAGCAATTACACCTGAACTTCGTCAAGAAATGGGTGAAGCAGCTGTAAAAGCAGCGAAAGCTGTTAATTATGAGGGCGCAGGAACGGTTGAATTTATTTTCGACCATATTAACAACAAGTTCTATTTCATGGAAATGAATACACGTATTCAAGTAGAGCATACGATTACTGAAATGATTACAGGTGTTGACCTAATCAAAGAACAAATTAAAATTGCATCAGGTGAAAAGTTGGCATTACAACAAGATGATATCAAGTTAAACGGTTGGTCAATTGAATGTCGAATAAATGCTGAAAACCCAGCGCGAAACTTTATGCCTTCACCAGGTAAAGTAACGATGTATATGCCACCGGGTGGTTACGGCGTCCGTGTTGATTCATCGATGTACACGGGGTATACAATCCCACCGTTTTATGATTCGATGGTTGCCAAGCTAATCGTTCATGCAGACACACGTGAAGAAGCAATTTTAAGAATGAAGCGTGCACTGGATGAGTTTATCATTGAAGGTGTCGATACAACAATTCCATTCCATTTTAATTTGATGGATGATGAAGTGTTTAAATCAGGTGATTTTGATACGAAGTTTCTTGAGAAATATGACATCATGAAGTAA
- a CDS encoding exodeoxyribonuclease VII small subunit: MKEEPIRFEEAMLKLEEVVKKLETGDVPLEDAITLYKEGMELSAFCQGKLQHAEKQLMSIIDENGEREPFEPTKGAVKDEE; this comes from the coding sequence TTGAAAGAGGAGCCAATTCGCTTTGAAGAAGCAATGCTTAAGTTAGAAGAAGTTGTAAAGAAACTTGAAACAGGAGATGTTCCATTAGAAGATGCAATTACGCTCTACAAAGAAGGAATGGAATTGTCTGCGTTTTGTCAAGGGAAATTGCAACATGCTGAAAAACAATTAATGTCTATTATTGATGAGAATGGTGAAAGAGAACCGTTCGAACCGACTAAAGGTGCGGTCAAAGATGAAGAATAA
- a CDS encoding TlyA family RNA methyltransferase → MSQREPKERIDVLLVKRGLVDTREQAKRSIMAGIVYSAQTRIDKPGEKIAVDAPLTVKGNTLKYVSRGGLKLEKALEVFDVTVENKIVLDIGASTGGFTDCALQNGAKHCYALDVGYNQLAWKIRQDERVTVMERTNFRYATTDMFENGLPTFATIDVSFISLGLILPALKNIIVNGGDVIALVKPQFEAGKGKVGKKGVVKERSTHLEVLEKVAEVAYEEGFTLHEASYSPVTGGEGNIEFLFHLRAEEKAERNFNAGMFDALISNAYKELN, encoded by the coding sequence ATGAGTCAACGCGAACCGAAAGAACGCATAGACGTTCTATTAGTGAAGAGAGGCTTAGTTGATACGCGGGAACAAGCGAAACGTTCAATTATGGCAGGGATTGTTTATTCTGCACAGACGCGAATTGATAAGCCAGGGGAAAAAATAGCGGTAGATGCCCCGTTAACTGTAAAAGGAAATACGTTAAAATATGTAAGTCGAGGCGGTCTAAAGCTTGAAAAAGCATTAGAGGTCTTTGATGTGACAGTTGAAAACAAAATTGTGCTTGATATCGGTGCATCAACTGGCGGGTTTACAGATTGTGCATTACAGAATGGTGCGAAACATTGTTATGCATTAGATGTCGGTTATAACCAGTTAGCATGGAAAATTAGACAAGACGAAAGAGTAACTGTGATGGAGCGGACTAATTTTAGATATGCAACGACTGACATGTTCGAGAATGGACTGCCAACATTTGCCACGATTGATGTATCGTTTATTTCATTAGGCTTAATTTTACCAGCATTGAAAAACATTATCGTAAACGGAGGCGATGTAATCGCACTCGTAAAACCTCAATTTGAGGCAGGTAAAGGTAAAGTTGGGAAAAAAGGTGTTGTGAAGGAACGATCAACACATTTAGAAGTATTGGAAAAAGTTGCAGAAGTTGCCTACGAAGAAGGCTTTACATTACATGAAGCTTCTTACTCTCCTGTCACGGGGGGAGAAGGTAATATCGAGTTTCTATTTCATTTAAGAGCAGAAGAAAAAGCTGAAAGAAATTTTAATGCCGGAATGTTTGATGCACTAATTTCTAATGCTTACAAAGAGTTAAATTAG
- the folD gene encoding bifunctional methylenetetrahydrofolate dehydrogenase/methenyltetrahydrofolate cyclohydrolase FolD: MDKKLIDGKAIGTIIREEIKERVQKLQSKGCTPGLAVIIVGDDPASHTYVKNKQKSSVEVGMKSELIQLAATVSEQEILDCIAQLNDDDSIHGILVQLPLPKHIDENRVILAIDPAKDVDGFHPVNVGKMMIGQSTYLSCTPYGIIKLLERTNTQIKGKHAVIIGRSNIVGKPMGQLLLQRDATVTYCHSRTKDLAHHTKQADILIVAIGMAKFIKKEHIKEGAVVIDVGMNRDENGKLCGDVDFADVKEKSSMITPVPGGVGPMTITMLLKNTLLSAEQVCDTDKHEDK; encoded by the coding sequence GTGGACAAAAAATTAATTGATGGAAAAGCAATAGGGACTATCATTCGTGAAGAAATTAAAGAGCGCGTGCAAAAACTTCAAAGTAAAGGATGTACCCCTGGACTTGCTGTAATCATTGTCGGTGACGACCCAGCTTCCCATACATATGTTAAAAACAAGCAAAAATCGAGTGTTGAAGTAGGGATGAAATCTGAGTTAATTCAGTTAGCAGCTACGGTAAGCGAGCAAGAAATACTGGATTGTATTGCCCAACTAAATGATGATGATTCGATTCATGGAATCCTTGTACAATTACCTTTGCCAAAGCATATCGATGAAAATCGTGTTATTTTGGCCATCGATCCAGCGAAAGATGTTGACGGTTTTCATCCGGTAAATGTTGGAAAGATGATGATTGGTCAAAGCACATATTTGTCTTGTACACCATACGGAATCATTAAATTGCTTGAACGAACAAACACACAGATCAAAGGGAAGCATGCCGTTATCATTGGACGCAGTAATATTGTTGGTAAACCAATGGGACAACTTTTATTACAGCGAGATGCAACGGTCACTTATTGTCATTCCCGAACAAAAGACTTAGCTCATCATACAAAGCAAGCTGATATATTAATCGTCGCGATTGGTATGGCGAAGTTTATTAAAAAAGAGCATATTAAAGAAGGCGCCGTTGTGATTGACGTTGGCATGAACCGAGACGAAAATGGCAAATTATGCGGAGATGTAGATTTTGCCGATGTGAAAGAAAAGTCATCTATGATTACGCCAGTACCTGGTGGGGTAGGTCCAATGACAATTACGATGCTACTTAAAAATACGCTTCTTAGTGCTGAACAGGTATGCGATACGGATAAACACGAAGACAAATAA
- a CDS encoding Asp23/Gls24 family envelope stress response protein, which produces MADKEMPSFVGMVPSEDEALGRVQLAPEVLEVIIGIATNEVKGVAHTRGNFATGVAEKFGRTQHGKGVKTSWSEDGLTVDVYCVVQYGFSVREVAFEIQKQVRNAIYNMTSLETKEVNIHITGIESETV; this is translated from the coding sequence ATGGCAGATAAAGAAATGCCTTCATTTGTAGGAATGGTACCATCCGAAGATGAAGCATTAGGGCGTGTTCAGCTTGCTCCAGAAGTACTTGAGGTTATCATCGGCATTGCGACGAATGAAGTAAAAGGTGTCGCACATACTAGAGGAAATTTCGCCACGGGTGTTGCTGAAAAATTTGGACGCACTCAGCACGGTAAAGGCGTAAAAACCAGTTGGTCAGAAGATGGCTTAACCGTTGATGTTTATTGTGTCGTGCAATATGGTTTTTCAGTACGTGAAGTTGCGTTCGAAATTCAAAAACAAGTTCGCAATGCAATTTACAATATGACTTCACTCGAAACGAAAGAAGTTAATATTCATATTACTGGCATAGAATCCGAAACAGTATGA
- the dxs gene encoding 1-deoxy-D-xylulose-5-phosphate synthase, whose product MDLTKINNPSFIKQLDNEQLKELATNIRSFLIEKLSVTGGHIGPNLGVVELTLILHKLFDSPNDKFLWDVGHQAYVHKILTGRANEFDTLRQYKGLCGFPKMDESVHDVWEAGHSSTSLSAAMGMAVARDIKGEDNYVLPIIGDGALTGGMALEALNHIGHEKTNMIVILNDNEMSIAPNVGALHSILGKLRTAGKYNSVKDELEYILKKIPAVGGKVATAAERVKDSLKYLLVSGVFFEELGFTYLGPVDGHDFVDLERNLNYAKKMEGPILFHVITKKGKGYRPAENDKIGTWHGTGPYKIETGDFVKSTASAPSWSGLIADTVSEIARDDKRVVAITPAMPVGSKLEAFAEEFPDRFFDVGIAEQHATTMAAGLATQGMKPFLAIYSTFLQRSYDQVLHDISRQNLNVVFGIDRAGLVGADGETHQGVYDIAFLRHMPNLVIMMPKDENEGQHMVKTAMDYNDGPIAIRYPRGNGLGVPLDETLQPIPIGTWEVIRRGTDAAILTFGTSIPMALEAADLLSEKGLEVMVVNARFIKPLDTHMLDNLFDQEIPIMTVEEAVLAGGFGSAVLEYAHDVSYNAAPIERMGIPDQFIEHGDVPQLLAEIGMTAENLAVEVHGVVEKYVLKRENV is encoded by the coding sequence GTGGATCTAACAAAAATTAATAATCCATCTTTTATTAAACAGCTCGATAATGAGCAATTGAAAGAACTTGCAACGAACATTCGCTCCTTCCTAATCGAGAAATTATCTGTTACCGGTGGTCATATTGGCCCAAACCTTGGCGTAGTAGAATTAACATTAATTCTACATAAGCTTTTTGACAGTCCGAATGATAAATTTCTATGGGACGTCGGTCATCAAGCATACGTTCATAAAATTTTAACTGGACGAGCAAATGAATTTGATACGTTAAGACAATATAAAGGGCTTTGCGGATTTCCTAAAATGGACGAAAGTGTACACGACGTTTGGGAAGCGGGCCATAGTTCGACTTCTTTATCAGCAGCAATGGGAATGGCCGTGGCTCGTGATATTAAAGGAGAAGACAATTACGTATTACCGATTATCGGTGATGGTGCTTTAACTGGCGGTATGGCGCTTGAAGCGTTAAATCATATTGGACATGAGAAAACGAATATGATTGTTATTCTAAATGATAATGAAATGTCTATTGCTCCCAACGTAGGCGCATTACATTCTATCTTAGGAAAACTTCGTACTGCAGGGAAGTATAATTCTGTGAAAGACGAGTTAGAGTACATTTTAAAAAAGATTCCAGCAGTTGGTGGTAAGGTAGCAACGGCTGCTGAACGTGTAAAAGATAGTTTAAAGTATTTACTTGTATCAGGGGTCTTTTTCGAAGAGCTTGGCTTCACGTATCTAGGACCAGTTGATGGGCATGATTTTGTAGATTTAGAACGTAATTTAAACTATGCAAAGAAAATGGAAGGGCCGATTCTTTTTCATGTAATTACGAAAAAAGGGAAAGGCTATCGTCCTGCCGAAAACGATAAAATTGGTACTTGGCACGGGACAGGTCCGTATAAAATTGAAACGGGAGATTTTGTGAAGTCAACAGCATCTGCCCCGTCATGGAGCGGCTTGATTGCCGATACTGTTAGCGAAATTGCGCGGGATGATAAACGAGTTGTAGCCATCACACCGGCAATGCCAGTCGGCTCGAAATTAGAAGCTTTTGCAGAAGAGTTTCCGGACCGCTTTTTTGATGTTGGAATTGCGGAACAGCATGCAACAACAATGGCGGCAGGTCTTGCGACTCAAGGAATGAAACCTTTTCTGGCGATTTATTCGACATTTTTACAACGATCTTACGACCAAGTGCTGCACGATATTTCCCGACAAAACTTAAATGTCGTTTTCGGGATTGATAGAGCAGGTCTTGTAGGCGCAGATGGAGAAACACACCAGGGGGTTTATGACATTGCGTTTTTACGTCATATGCCGAATTTAGTTATTATGATGCCAAAAGATGAAAATGAAGGACAACATATGGTGAAAACTGCAATGGATTATAATGATGGACCCATTGCCATTCGATATCCGAGGGGGAATGGTTTAGGGGTTCCGCTTGATGAAACTTTACAACCAATTCCGATTGGCACTTGGGAAGTTATTCGCCGGGGAACCGATGCGGCCATTTTAACATTTGGAACAAGTATTCCAATGGCTTTGGAAGCAGCTGATTTGCTATCAGAAAAAGGGTTAGAAGTCATGGTGGTTAATGCACGATTCATTAAACCACTTGATACTCACATGCTCGACAATTTATTTGACCAGGAAATTCCAATCATGACTGTAGAGGAAGCTGTACTTGCTGGTGGATTTGGTAGCGCGGTATTGGAATATGCGCATGATGTATCCTATAATGCTGCACCGATTGAGAGAATGGGAATCCCAGATCAATTTATTGAACATGGAGATGTGCCGCAATTATTAGCTGAAATTGGAATGACTGCTGAAAATCTGGCTGTTGAAGTACATGGTGTAGTTGAAAAATATGTATTGAAAAGAGAAAATGTATGA
- a CDS encoding polyprenyl synthetase family protein, translating to MKNKLDQFIEKNTPRINDTLHTILMRKDIPESLQAAMLYSVHAGGKRIRPLLVLATLEDLGVHAEDALEVAAAIELIHTYSLIHDDLPSMDDDDLRRGKPTNHKVYGEALAILAGDALQTLAFETLASLPNTRPEKTIELIRLLAIASGANGMVAGQVLDLEGEKKSLSLQELELIHLNKTGALLTFCIVSGGILADIDVEKMKAIKAYAENIGLAFQIQDDILDVTSTTEELGKNAGSDESSEKTTYPIVLGLEGARKQLMHHHLLAKQSLAFLEKDDSLLALFADYIVERNF from the coding sequence ATGAAGAATAAATTAGACCAATTTATTGAAAAGAACACACCTAGAATTAACGATACCTTACATACGATTCTAATGAGAAAAGATATCCCAGAGAGTTTACAAGCAGCTATGCTGTATTCGGTTCATGCAGGCGGAAAGCGAATTCGCCCTTTACTAGTCTTAGCTACACTTGAAGACCTAGGCGTTCACGCGGAAGATGCATTGGAAGTTGCAGCAGCAATTGAACTCATTCATACATACTCTCTTATTCATGATGATTTACCAAGCATGGACGATGATGATTTACGCCGCGGAAAACCAACGAATCATAAAGTATACGGTGAAGCACTGGCCATACTTGCCGGCGATGCTTTACAAACACTTGCTTTTGAAACATTAGCGAGTTTACCGAATACGCGTCCAGAAAAAACCATTGAACTAATTCGGTTATTAGCAATTGCATCAGGGGCAAATGGGATGGTCGCTGGACAAGTGTTAGATCTTGAAGGCGAGAAAAAAAGTTTATCATTACAAGAATTAGAATTAATTCATTTAAATAAAACGGGTGCGCTTCTTACTTTTTGTATCGTGTCAGGTGGCATACTTGCGGATATAGACGTTGAAAAAATGAAAGCGATTAAAGCATATGCCGAGAATATAGGACTGGCCTTTCAAATTCAAGATGACATTTTAGATGTGACATCAACGACCGAAGAATTAGGAAAAAACGCAGGTAGCGACGAATCGAGTGAAAAGACAACTTATCCTATTGTTTTAGGGCTTGAAGGTGCTAGAAAACAACTGATGCATCATCATCTGCTTGCGAAACAGTCATTAGCCTTTTTAGAAAAGGACGATTCTTTACTTGCGCTCTTTGCAGACTATATTGTAGAACGGAATTTTTAA
- the xseA gene encoding exodeoxyribonuclease VII large subunit: protein MTKNPYLTVQALTKYVKRKFDADPHLRQVYVKGELSNVTLHPSGHVYFTLKDDKSRIRAVMFKMNALKLKFRPENGMNVLIIGDVSVYEASGQYQLYVQTMQPDGIGALYLAFEQLKEKLEQEGLFNEKWKVPLPVYPTTVGVVTAQTGAAIQDICSTISRRYPLAEIILFPAIVQGPQAEPSIVKAIEQANDYGGIDVLIVGRGGGSIEDLWAFNEEIVARAIFSSRIPIISAVGHETDTTIADFVADKRAPTPTAAAELAVPAREELIDRILDRKRALYRAFSYKIKHEQKQLTTLQTSYPLQFPERLYRPFIEKHIHLDERLRRSSKSITERDEIRLERLTNRLKTISPMNRVNEAAREISVLTNRLMTTSTHDLKQHQNRFSSTVRMLTSLNPLHVIERGYSIVYQHEKVQKSVQTLEIGGSVKIKMQDGTAEAMIKSIHKDDLEES, encoded by the coding sequence GTGACGAAAAATCCATATTTAACTGTCCAAGCGTTAACGAAATATGTGAAAAGAAAGTTTGATGCGGATCCACATTTACGGCAAGTGTACGTGAAAGGAGAGCTTTCAAACGTCACGCTTCATCCGAGTGGACATGTTTATTTCACTTTAAAAGATGACAAAAGTCGGATTCGTGCGGTTATGTTTAAAATGAATGCACTCAAATTAAAATTCAGACCAGAAAACGGTATGAATGTGCTTATTATTGGAGATGTTTCCGTCTATGAAGCGAGTGGGCAATATCAACTCTATGTCCAAACGATGCAACCAGACGGCATAGGTGCACTATATCTTGCTTTTGAACAATTGAAGGAAAAGCTTGAACAAGAAGGATTGTTTAATGAAAAATGGAAAGTTCCGTTACCTGTTTATCCCACGACGGTCGGTGTTGTCACTGCTCAAACAGGTGCAGCGATACAAGATATTTGTTCGACAATTTCAAGGCGTTACCCATTAGCTGAAATTATCTTATTTCCAGCGATTGTCCAAGGTCCACAGGCAGAACCATCCATTGTTAAAGCTATCGAACAAGCAAATGACTATGGCGGCATTGATGTCCTTATTGTTGGACGCGGTGGAGGATCTATTGAGGATTTATGGGCATTTAACGAGGAAATCGTCGCTCGGGCTATTTTTTCGAGTCGCATTCCAATTATCAGTGCTGTCGGGCACGAAACAGATACGACAATCGCAGATTTTGTTGCGGATAAAAGAGCACCAACGCCAACAGCTGCCGCAGAATTAGCCGTACCAGCACGCGAAGAATTGATAGATAGAATTCTCGATAGAAAACGTGCATTGTATCGAGCATTTTCATATAAAATTAAACATGAACAAAAACAATTAACAACGCTTCAAACCTCATATCCTCTCCAATTCCCTGAACGACTTTATCGACCTTTTATCGAAAAGCACATTCATCTGGATGAGAGGTTAAGGAGAAGTTCAAAATCCATCACAGAGCGAGATGAAATCCGATTAGAACGGTTAACAAATCGATTGAAAACAATTTCTCCTATGAACCGTGTCAATGAGGCCGCGCGTGAAATTAGCGTGTTAACGAATCGGTTAATGACAACGTCTACACATGACTTAAAACAACACCAAAATCGTTTTTCATCGACTGTGCGAATGTTAACCTCGTTAAATCCTTTACATGTCATAGAACGAGGCTATTCCATCGTTTATCAACATGAAAAAGTTCAAAAATCAGTACAAACTTTAGAAATTGGTGGTTCTGTCAAAATAAAAATGCAAGATGGTACCGCAGAAGCTATGATAAAATCAATTCATAAAGATGACTTGGAGGAGAGTTAA
- the accB gene encoding acetyl-CoA carboxylase biotin carboxyl carrier protein, giving the protein MLKIQEIREIIKLIDQSSIEKFSYEADNAKVVLEKGNNGQTVLPVQVEQVEAQPVVVAPAPEVKAQPQPVQEAPAAVVQQAEVVHDESVHEITSPMVGTFYAASSPEADAYVKIGDKVSDESIVCIVEAMKLFNEIEAEVSGEIVEILAKDGQLVEYGQPLFLVKTN; this is encoded by the coding sequence ATGTTGAAAATACAAGAAATTCGCGAAATTATTAAGCTAATTGATCAGTCTTCTATTGAAAAGTTCTCATACGAAGCAGACAACGCAAAAGTTGTTTTAGAAAAAGGAAACAATGGGCAAACAGTACTTCCTGTTCAAGTTGAGCAAGTAGAAGCACAGCCGGTTGTTGTTGCACCAGCACCAGAAGTAAAGGCACAACCACAACCAGTACAGGAAGCACCAGCTGCAGTTGTACAACAAGCAGAAGTTGTACATGATGAGTCTGTACATGAAATTACATCTCCAATGGTTGGAACATTCTATGCGGCGTCTTCACCTGAAGCTGATGCATATGTGAAAATTGGTGACAAAGTTTCGGACGAGTCAATCGTTTGTATCGTTGAAGCGATGAAATTATTCAATGAAATTGAAGCGGAAGTTTCAGGGGAAATTGTAGAAATTCTTGCGAAGGACGGTCAGCTTGTCGAGTACGGACAACCCCTCTTCCTTGTAAAAACGAACTAA
- a CDS encoding SpoIIIAH-like family protein — protein sequence MKTNKRTVWFLTLLSLVAVISIYYLNKKSPMPFDGITIFGNSDNPATITETTGKDDKQQPVFAESYLFETMRMEVRDERSQIQEQLTSKLNATEDSEEMNAVFDEMAQLIKQESAESLLEMQIIALGYADAFVRAEGNSVTVTVLSEDGHSNKQASEITHLVMTNWEDAKKVKVDFKGDS from the coding sequence ATGAAAACAAATAAGCGTACAGTATGGTTCTTAACATTATTAAGCCTAGTAGCGGTTATCTCAATCTACTATTTGAACAAAAAATCGCCAATGCCATTTGATGGAATTACTATTTTTGGAAATTCCGATAATCCGGCGACGATAACGGAAACGACAGGCAAAGATGATAAACAACAACCGGTTTTTGCAGAAAGTTATTTATTTGAAACGATGCGAATGGAAGTTCGTGATGAGCGAAGTCAAATCCAAGAACAATTGACTTCAAAATTAAATGCAACTGAAGACTCAGAAGAAATGAATGCAGTATTTGATGAGATGGCTCAACTCATTAAACAAGAATCAGCAGAATCGCTGCTAGAGATGCAAATTATTGCATTAGGTTATGCAGATGCATTCGTTCGTGCTGAAGGCAATAGTGTCACCGTTACAGTTTTGTCCGAGGATGGACATTCTAATAAGCAAGCAAGTGAAATTACACATCTTGTCATGACCAATTGGGAAGATGCTAAAAAAGTAAAGGTAGATTTTAAAGGAGACTCTTGA